The genomic stretch CAGGCCCGACCGAGCCCTCAtgggcccgtaaagctcccgccttcgcgctgctgcTCCCACCTTCATAAGGCATAGTATCATACGTTGATATCATAGATGaccttatttattgtcatgcaagaTACATAGTAGTATATTATTTAATATGATACTGTATCGTGTCATGATATCCAATCATCTATTTCCTCGTTTAATTGTGTGTCACCGGAACAAAAATGTCTAGTTGGTATGCATGATACTTTCATTGTGACCAACCTTGGCGTGGGTTGACGGCGATCCTTTATCGAACATCACGTTAAGAAGATAATGCGTGGTAATTTTCCGATGATAATCATGGCCTTAGCGGGGCACTGATAGCTCGCAGTGTAGTATATTGGGTGCCTAAACTTGCCACTAACAGACACTCGCGATGGAAGCATGGGATTCAGGTGGTGGCGTCTTCTCTCCCTCTGCGATTAATGGCTCCGTGACTAGCTATTCCTTGGTGTGTCTATGGTTTTCAGCTTGCGTCGTTATTATGTCTGGATCTTATGTGCTTACATCATTTTCAGTGATTGCAACTGCTCAACAAGGATCAATGTTGctgtttttttgtttccttttttgtttttatcTGCCTAGGCATAGCGTTGATCTTTCATGGCTTTCCTACTTGCCCCCGTGATTCTTTGTGTGTTGGTGTTGGTTGTGTCCATTCTAGCTATGCTCAGGCCGAGACTGGATATATGCTCATTATCTTTTCTATCCCCTTCATTATGAGTTAATAAAAATGCCTTTTTTCAAAAATTAATTATTCGGTCCACAATTACACAAATTATGCGTTGACGTGAAACTATGATAAGTGGCTTGTTAACAAATTTGCAGAAAAGGAGAAGTACTAATATTTTTCTCAGCAAGAGTTATACAGCCGGTTGGATCAAATACCTTCTGATCATGCATTCTTGATGCAGGTGCAAGCAGGAGGCATGCAATAAGCATGGATATGTTGTTGCGTACTGAGGTGGCTATTTGTAGCTTCTGAACCACGGACCCTGCAAGCATGAACCACACTATTTCAGTGTGCAAGCATCCGAGTAATCGAAAACGTCCAACTATGCATCTGATGGCATCCCTGCCTTCCCGCGGCGCCTCCCAAGCACCTTTGTGGTCTTCTTGCCCGAGGAGCAAAATCACGGTGATGGCCATGGCTTCCACGGCCAAGTGAGTTCTGAACCAAGGAAGATTCATATGCCTATCTTTTCCTTTCATTGACCTTTACTTTGTCTTGGatatcaagggatggagttcccggAAAGGCCTTCAGTCCTCGCAAGGCGCCTCACAGAGACCGAGTCGCCCACTCATTGCCACCTGAAAAGAGAGAGATTTTTGAATCGCTTAACAGTTGGGCAGAGGACAACATTCTGGTGCTCTTGAAGCCGGTTGAAAGATCCTGGCAGCCACAGGACTACCTGCCAGACCCTTCCTCGGATAGATTTTATGATGAAGTCAAGGAGCTGAGGGAGCGAGCCGAGGAGATCCCCGATGAATACTTGGTATGTCTGGTTGGAGACATGGTCACTGAGGAAGCACTCCCTACCTATCAGAAAATGCTCAATATCCTTGATGGTGGTGTCCGCGACGAGACTGGcagcagcccaaccagctgggctgtCTGGACGAGGGCATGGACGGCCGAGGAGAACCGACACGGCGATCTCATGAACAAGTATATTTATCTCACTGGGAGAGCTGATATGAGGCAGGTGGAGAAGACCATACAGTATTTGGTTGGTGCTGGAATGGTAAGCACTTGTGTCTGATTGTGCCACCCTTCTTTGTCAGAGCTTCCATTTTCCTTGATTGATTGTTTTATTGCTCACTTAAATAAAGGGAAGGGAACACAAATTTGTCATTGTCAAAATGATATTACTTCGTTCATCCCATGTGTTGGCAACCTTCAGCAGCATCCAGTTTGTTGTAACTACCCTGTGTTGTTCTTACTTGTTGTAGGATCCAAAAACCGAGGCCAATCCCTATGAGTTTTTCATTTACACGTCTTTCCAAGAGAGGGCAACCTTCATATCTCACGGCAACACTGCAAGGCACGCCAGGAAGTACGGGGACCAAAAGCTGG from Triticum dicoccoides isolate Atlit2015 ecotype Zavitan unplaced genomic scaffold, WEW_v2.0 scaffold134335, whole genome shotgun sequence encodes the following:
- the LOC119343611 gene encoding stearoyl-[acyl-carrier-protein] 9-desaturase 5, chloroplastic-like — encoded protein: MHLMASLPSRGASQAPLWSSCPRSKITVMAMASTAKDGVPGKAFSPRKAPHRDRVAHSLPPEKREIFESLNSWAEDNILVLLKPVERSWQPQDYLPDPSSDRFYDEVKELRERAEEIPDEYLVCLVGDMVTEEALPTYQKMLNILDGGVRDETGSSPTSWAVWTRAWTAEENRHGDLMNKYIYLTGRADMRQVEKTIQYLVGAGMDPKTEANPYEFFIYTSFQERATFISHGNTARHARKYGDQKLAQICGTIAADERRHELAYTKIVEKLFEVDPDYTVLAFASIMKKKITMPAHLMYDGQEDNLFEHFSAVAQRLGVYTAMDYADILEFLVQRWNVAGLTGLSGEGRRAQDYLCSLGPRFRKLVEGAQGSGKQLPVVPFSWIYGRQVQL